Proteins encoded by one window of Rutidosis leptorrhynchoides isolate AG116_Rl617_1_P2 chromosome 7, CSIRO_AGI_Rlap_v1, whole genome shotgun sequence:
- the LOC139860309 gene encoding uncharacterized protein codes for MVTSGRINQRRKLEVSEEWENTPITFSAIAQEPSNAHISIKGRVKSCGYIIKRLHVDTDCGVDIMYEHCFRLLPGAVQAKLVAPNTALSGFSGESAWPIGIIELELELVDDDNKELVRSTTVEFSVVRSYSKYNALLGCTTLQKLAAIPSTVHVLIKFPTPLGIATIMSEKQDASIAAVEHAEQQPSEAEQLRSCMIIANPRHPEQKIKIGGGLSDEMKFKLRNILASNTDVFAWKEADMTGVPREIAEHKLNANPSLTPVQQKKRGMAPERSEWLKAEVDKLVKVIIL; via the coding sequence ATGGTAACCAGTGGACGGATAAATCAGAGGCGCAAGTTAGAGGTATCTGAGGAATGGGAAAATACTCCCATCACATTCTCGGCCATAGCACAGGAACCCTCGAATGCGCACATTTCAATTAAAGGACGTGTCAAAAGTTGCGGGTACATCATCAAGCGATTGCATGTAGACACCGATTGCGGTGTTGATATAATGTACGAGCACTGTTTTCGCTTGTTACCAGGGGCTGTGCAAGCCAAGCTAGTGGCTCCTAACACTGCGTTATCAGGATTTTCTGGTGAGTCCGCATGGCCAATCGGGATCATTGAATTAGAGTTGGAGCTGGTGGACGATGATAATAAGGAATTAGTGAGAAGTACGACAGTAGAATTTTCCGTTGTAAGGTCCTACTCAAAGTATAATGCGCTTTTGGGTTGCACGACTTTGCAAAAATTAGCAGCTATCCCATCTACGGTACATGTCCTTATTAAATTCCCAACACCATTGGGAATTGCAACGATCATGTCAGAAAAGCAAGATGCAAGCATTGCAGCCGTGGAACATGCAGAGCAGCAGCCGAGTGAGGCAGAGCAACTTAGAAGCTGCATGATCATTGCAAACCCACGGCATCCAGAGCAGAAAATTAAAATTGGCGGAGGATTGTCTGATGAGATGAAGTTTAAGCTTCGCAATATATTAGCTTCTAATACAGACGTATTTGCTTGGAAAGAAGCAGACATGACGGGTGTACCAAGGGAAATTGCTGAGCACAAGCTTAACGCAAATCCTAGTCTGACGCCAGTACAACAAAAGAAACGCGGCATGGCTCCTGAAAGAAGCGAATGGTTGAAAGCAGAAGTCGACAAGTTGGTCAAAGTAATCATCTTATGA